One segment of Apium graveolens cultivar Ventura unplaced genomic scaffold, ASM990537v1 ctg5028, whole genome shotgun sequence DNA contains the following:
- the LOC141702410 gene encoding protein arginine N-methyltransferase 5-like isoform X1: protein MSSLMRREQMDSWELWNSFRILREHHSQLSIALDISPSLPSANSLGRWFGEPVRAAIIYTNSFLTNAKGYPCLSKCHQQLMSGFFNHSIQ from the exons ATGTCTTCCTTGATGAGA AGAGAACAGATGGACTCTTGGGAATTATGGAATTCCTTTCGTATTCTACGTGAGCATCATAGCCAGTTATCAATTGCACTTGATATCTC GCCTTCACTTCCTTCAGCAAATTCACTTGGGCGTTGGTTCGGAGAGCCTGTTAGAGCAGCCATCATTTATACAAAT TCTTTTCTGACGAACGCAAAGGGGTATCCATGTCTTTCTAAGTGTCACCAGCAGCTAATGAGCGGGTTTTTCAATCACTCGATTCAG TGA
- the LOC141702410 gene encoding protein arginine N-methyltransferase 5-like isoform X2 — MNIEREQMDSWELWNSFRILREHHSQLSIALDISPSLPSANSLGRWFGEPVRAAIIYTNSFLTNAKGYPCLSKCHQQLMSGFFNHSIQ, encoded by the exons ATGAATATTGAG AGAGAACAGATGGACTCTTGGGAATTATGGAATTCCTTTCGTATTCTACGTGAGCATCATAGCCAGTTATCAATTGCACTTGATATCTC GCCTTCACTTCCTTCAGCAAATTCACTTGGGCGTTGGTTCGGAGAGCCTGTTAGAGCAGCCATCATTTATACAAAT TCTTTTCTGACGAACGCAAAGGGGTATCCATGTCTTTCTAAGTGTCACCAGCAGCTAATGAGCGGGTTTTTCAATCACTCGATTCAG TGA
- the LOC141702410 gene encoding protein arginine N-methyltransferase 5-like isoform X3, with translation MNIEMDSWELWNSFRILREHHSQLSIALDISPSLPSANSLGRWFGEPVRAAIIYTNSFLTNAKGYPCLSKCHQQLMSGFFNHSIQ, from the exons ATGAATATTGAG ATGGACTCTTGGGAATTATGGAATTCCTTTCGTATTCTACGTGAGCATCATAGCCAGTTATCAATTGCACTTGATATCTC GCCTTCACTTCCTTCAGCAAATTCACTTGGGCGTTGGTTCGGAGAGCCTGTTAGAGCAGCCATCATTTATACAAAT TCTTTTCTGACGAACGCAAAGGGGTATCCATGTCTTTCTAAGTGTCACCAGCAGCTAATGAGCGGGTTTTTCAATCACTCGATTCAG TGA
- the LOC141702410 gene encoding protein arginine N-methyltransferase 5-like isoform X4 encodes MDSWELWNSFRILREHHSQLSIALDISPSLPSANSLGRWFGEPVRAAIIYTNSFLTNAKGYPCLSKCHQQLMSGFFNHSIQ; translated from the exons ATGGACTCTTGGGAATTATGGAATTCCTTTCGTATTCTACGTGAGCATCATAGCCAGTTATCAATTGCACTTGATATCTC GCCTTCACTTCCTTCAGCAAATTCACTTGGGCGTTGGTTCGGAGAGCCTGTTAGAGCAGCCATCATTTATACAAAT TCTTTTCTGACGAACGCAAAGGGGTATCCATGTCTTTCTAAGTGTCACCAGCAGCTAATGAGCGGGTTTTTCAATCACTCGATTCAG TGA